One Paenibacillus sp. SYP-B4298 genomic window, CACTTCCTCTTCCGTCACCGTCTTCAACCAACCGTTGTCTACGAAGGTGCGCAGCAGCTCCACGAACAGCTTCTTGCTCGATAGCAAATATCGATACGAGGTGTCGTGATGCGGATGGCTTGACGCTGTTTCTTCCTCCTCCATCTTCGGCGCACCTCCCTTCTGTTACATATATTATACCGTTTTCTATTTGCTGCAACAATCCTCAGAGAGCCGCGAACACATAAGATCAACGCCTCCTAAGACGCTCGCTCCTTGGCGGGAACAACAGGGGTGTCGCAAGATTTTCTACGAGTTGCACAAAAAGAGATGCACAAAAAACCCCTGGAGTCCAGGGGTTCAGCTTGTAATATAAGAGTATATAAGTGGTATGCTTATAATAGCTTATATTGTCACACGCCACACATTCCTTGCTGTCTATCGAGCGGCGTCTGTCGTATATGCGTGCAGCTACAAATGGTATCCGCAGTGGATGTTACAGTTTAACTACGTTAGCAGCTTGTGGACCGCGAGCGCCTTCTACGATGTCGAATTCGACCGATTGGCCTTCTTCAAGGGTTTTGAAGCCTTCGGATTGGATGGCAGAGAAATGAACAAAAACGTCGCTGCCTTGCTCAGTCTCGATAAAACCATAACCCTTCTCAGCATTAAACCATTTTACTTTACCTTGCATTCAGAACATTCCCTTCATCATCATATAGCTGTGAGATCGCATGAATATGGCCCACAATTTGAATATACAACGGTGTCATACAAAAGTCAAACACTATTTTGTAAGCGAATTCAACTTAATTCGACATTTCCGATAAGAAAAAGGGACATTCGACAAATGCCCCTTTTTTTCGATCATTTTCGTTTGTCAAAAAACTGGCTATCATAGTACTGCGGCGCAGTATCATACGTATTCTTGACGGTGCGTCCATGTGATATTTTATTCAGCTCGGTCTCCGCCTCATCGCGGAGCTGTTCCATCCGACTGGCGATCTGCTTATCCAACTCCAAGATATGAGCAACCAGTTCCTTATGGCGCACCTTCTCAGCGGCTGTCGGCTCCCAATCCATCAGTTGCTGAAACAGACGGCCGCGCTGCAGCATATATTCCTCTAGCTCCTCAGGTTCTCTCGACTCCAGCCCTTCCGCCAGCTCAGACGACAGTTGTGCGAGTTGTTGGAGAGTAGCTTCCATGTCCAGCTCCTGTCGGGGTTGACTGGCTAAGCTGCCTGGCCGCCTGCATCCACGTTTCTTTCATCTCGACCAGAAGATTAAGAATCTCCTCAGCCGGCTCCGGATTCTGGCGAATATTCGCCTCTGTAAGCTGCCGGTTGAAGTAATCATACAACTGCAGCAGATTGTCTGCAATCGGAGAGGTGCGATCCAATGTGATGGTAAATTCACTGATAATATCCTGGCACTTCTGGATATGGGTGTTGGCCTCCTCGATTCGATGCCCCTTGATGGCTTCGATGCCTGCCCGGCAATTCCGAATCGCGCCATCATAGAGCATAATAAGCAATTGCGCCGGTGAAGCGGTCTGTATCGTAGTCTCCAAATATTTATTACGCTGCTGCAGTTGCATGATGTATTGCCTCCTTAGGAAGAAAATTGCTGAGTAAGCCAAGCGCTCTGAGAGTTCATTTTGTTGAGATAGGTCTCAAGCGTTGTGAATTGCTTGTAATAGCGGGTTTCGAGATCCTTCATGCGAGTCTGAAGTGCTGTAAGACGCTTATTCATGGTTTTGAGCTCTTTACCCATCGCATAGTCATCTTCATTCATATTGGCTAGACCGGCCTTATCACGAATCTTGGCATACACACCGTCGATCGTCTCCGTGATTCGAGTAAGGATACCATCACCTTCAGTGGTTTTCTTATCCCCGTCATCTCTGGTGAACAACGCATAAATCTGATCCGGGTTGTCCGATATGGCCTGCTTGAGCTTGTCCTCATCGATAAAGAGCTTCCCCTTGTCCTGATAAGTTCCAGATATAGTCGTACCTTGCACCAGGGTGCTAGAGATGCCCAACTCACCCAATGCCTTCAAAGCTCCTTCGCCAAGACCAGTGACCGCATTGGATAGCCCATTACGCATCGACACAAGAGCGCCGTTTAACAGCGGGTCGCTGCGCAGCATGCCGCTTTTGGCCTTCTCTTCCCACTTTTTAATCTCTTCCTCTTTCATTTCTTCGCGCTGCTCATCTGTCAGCGGAGCGTAATCGCGGTAGCGCTTCTCGTCCAGCTTGGAATTCACCGTTGCGATCAGTTCATTATATTTGTCAACGAATCCTTTAATCTTCTCGAAGACCGTGTCCACATCTTTGGCCACCCCAATCGTAACCTCTTCGGTACTCTGTTGCTTGGCTACGAAGTTGATACCAGCAATCTGAAAGTTATTGGAGTTGTAATATTGCGTAATTCCATTATACTGCACTTTGGCATCGGTTCCAGTGACGCCACTCACAGATGTTCTCGTATTAAGACCAAGATTAGTCAGGAGAGTGCTGTCTGTCCCACTAAGGTCAAGCGTATCCCCATTGTCGCGGACAAGGGACAGCTTCCCAGCGCTGTCCAATATTGCCGATACACCTGTACCGACTCCGCCTTCTGTATTCTCATTAATCCTCTTCACCAACTGCGCCACAGTAGTTTCAGTGGTCACATTGAATTTAAGTTCTTTCCCGTCTACCTTGAGATTGAACTCGCCATTCACCTCGAGCTTGTCCGTGTCCTTTAAGGTTTTGCTGCCAGCTTCAAATGTCTGAAAGGTCGTCTCCGTAAACAATGACTTCAGATTGTCGCTCAACGTGATCGCAGACTGATTGCCCGAGCCGGAGGAACTGAGAAACAGGCGGTTCAAGGACTCGTCATACGTAGCTTTCACGCCTGTAGCAGGCGATTGGTTAGAGATCGCCGCAACAAGCTCCCCGATGGTTGCCGTCGCATCCAACTCGATCTCAGCGCTACCTTTCTCACCGCCGATGGAAATCTTGATTTTCTCACCAGCATTAGCCGGTTCAATACCCAGACTTTCCAGCGTTGTTCTTCTCCCTTGGATCGCATCCAGCTCCCCGGTTCGAATGGATGCCGACTCAGCCAGACGATCGATCTTGATCTTATGCTGACCCACCACGGCATCGGCAGTGCCTGTAGCAGTAACAAGCTTATCGTTGGAGGACGATACAGTCTTCGCCAAAAAAGTAGATTGTCGCTTCATGTCATTGGCTGCAGACTTGAAGTCAAAAAACTTCATATTGAAGCTACGAAATTCATCCCTTCTCCACTCCAGCATCTGCTTCTGTTGCTTCAGCTTAGTAAGCGGGGCACGATTCGCAGTCATCAGCTTCTTGATAATATCATCGGTATCCAGCCCAGATGCTAGTCCGGTGTAGCGTGTCGTTGCTCCTGTCACTGCCATGTCATAACCTCCCAATCATATTCTTTCTAAAAACATCAATTACCGCTTCTCGTCCACAAATATGCCGGAAACTTCCCATAGCTTGGCTACCAGATCCAGCGTTTTCTCTGGAGGAATCTCGCGAATTACCTCTCCCGTATCCACATCCTTCACCTTCACCGCAATCATCTTCGTCGTCTCGTGGACGGAGAACTCAAGCGAGGTTGTCCGGCCCTGTAGAGCCTTGATCGCCCGCTCCAGCGCCCGAACAGCCTGTTCATCACTAATAGTTACCTTCTCGCCACGGAGCTCCGCCTGCTTCAGCTCATTCACATTGGATACTGTCGAGGAAAAATTGACCGTCTTGGGCTCGGCAGGGCTGCTGTCCACTGGATTCAAGGAACTGCCGCCCGGCAAGGCAGAGCCTGGAAATGAACTCTGAATACTCATACCCGAATCATCCTCCAGCCGTTAATCTAGACTTATTATCTACTATATCGGCAAGCACTGTTCAATCTATTAGCGCAAATAAAAAGGAACCCGGAGAAAAATCTCCAGGTTCCCATATAACGCGTTAAGATTAACGCAGCAATTGCAGTACGCCTTGCGGTTGTTGGTTCGCTTGAGCCAGCATCGCTTGAGCAGCTTGAGTCAGGATGTTGTCCTTCGTGAACTCCATCATTTGCTTCGCCATATCCACGTCGCGGATACGGGATTCAGCAGCCGTCAGGTTCTCGGAAGCTGTACCCAAGTTGTTGATCGTGTGCTCCAGACGGTTCTGAACAGCACCCAGCTTGGAACGCGCGCTCGATACGGTTGCAGTTGCTGTGTCAAGAATCGCGATTGCTTTGGATGCATCTTCTCCAGTAGAGATGTTCAATGCCGCTTCGATCTTCATATCATTGGTACCGTTTGTAACGGTATTTGTTTTAGTAAAGCCTTCAGCGCCTGCTTTACCAACAATACCAAGGGCAGACGAACGCATGTCATCAATGGACAAAGCCATCGATTGGCCTGTGTTTGCGCCGATTTGGAAGGTAGTTTCGAAAGCTTTTTGAATGCCGCCGTCTTTGTATTCAATGTTATTACCATCTACTCCACCTTTTGTCGCCGTGATGGAGAGTGAGGTAGCGGTTGCAGTGTCAACTGCAACTTTAATATCATCGACTTTGGTTCCAACAGCATCCGCGATTGCTTTTACCAGCTTCACAGCTTTATTTCCATTAGTACCTTCTTCAAGAGCAGTATTAATAGCAACACCAATACCGCTTCCTTTGTAGGCACCTTCACTTGCGTTATAGAACTCAATTTGCTGTCCATTCAGTGTAAATCCAGTTCCAACGAGCTTAGAAAGATTATCATTAGTTTCAGCAGCGTCAGTACCCGTCAGGGAGTCGAAATCCAAAACCTTGGAAGCTTGTGTGTGGGTAGTGGTTCCTACAGCGGCCTTACCTGTCGTAGCAGTAGCTGGATTGTATACAGCATTATTACTAGAAGCAAGATTAGCTATATTACCTGCTGCACCATCGAACTTGCCACCAGCAACAGCACTTACAGTAACCGAAGTAGCATCTGATGTTACAGTATATTGGTTTTTAAGTGTATCGTTTGCAGCAATAATTTTCTTTAATGCATCCTCTATAGCTGCTGTAGTAGTAGCTACGCTAGCAGTTCCAGCAACCGCTACATTAGCAGAATTAGAAGTAACATCATAGCCTTTTCCATCATTTGCAGTTAACCCACCATTAGAAGTAGTAGCTGTAAATGAGATTTTCAATTTTTCGCCATTCAGTGTGAATTCGAGCGTGTCTCCAGCAGCAGCGGCACCTGCAATAGTGGTTGCTTGAGTTGCCTGTGTATGAGCCGTGTTCCCACCTGTCAATTTGCCATCCGTAAAGACACCAGAACCTTTAAGATTAACTTTCCCGTCACCTTGCAACAACTTCTGAGTATTGAACTCAGTCGTATTACCGATCCGGTTGATCTCGGAAGTCAACTGGTTCATCTCGTCTTGCAGCGCTTGACGGTCGGAATCAGTGTTCGTACCGTTCGCGGATTGGTTCGCCAGCTCGCGCATACGTTGCAGGATAGAGTGAGTTTCGTTCAGTGCGCCCTCAGCAGTTTGAATCAAGGAGATGCCGTCTTGAGCGTTGCGGCTTGCTTGATCCAGACCGCGGATTTGTCCGCGCATTTTCTCGGAGATTGCCAGACCTGCAGCATCGTCGCCCGCACGGTTGATCCGAAGACCGGAAGACAGCTTCTCCAAAGATTTGTTCGCACCAGCAGTGTTGCCAGTCAGTTGACGATGAGTGTTCAGTGCCGCGATATTGTGATTAATACGCATGAAAATTTCCTCCCTGAAATTGTATTCCGCATCCTTGCGGAAGCCCTCGGTCTATAGGTCGGCCGCCCTAATTACCGCGCTAATGTATATATCGACAATCCGGTCGATTAGTTTATAGCTTTCAATGAAATTATCTAAAAATTATTTGTCCTCCGCTTTCTCCTGCATCGAGGGCTTGAGCAGGCTCGCCAACTGCCCGAGAGCCATCTGTCCCTGCGCCGCCTCGCGGTTCGAGGCCTGAATGGACATGTACAGCTCCTTGCGGTATATATCCACCTGCCGGGGTGCGCGGATGCCGATCTTCACCGTATCCCCTTCGATTCCCAGCACGACAATCTCGATCTGCTCTCCGATCATAATCGATTCTTCCAGCCTGCGTGATAGTACGAGCATCGCTTCCGCCTCCTATTCCGCTCGGTCCGCAGACTGCTGGAGCAGCGGATGACGGGAATTGTATTCATTGGAACGCAATATATATTGTTTGCCAAGCCCTGACTTGCGATTCAATATCACTGGGGCCAGCAGATTAATCGTCGCCTTCGCCAGATCGTTAGGCACTGTCAATATACAGAGAATAATGAGGTCATCCTCCCCTTCAACCTGCAATTCCTCCTGCACCGGCTCGGGAAGCTCAAACTCATAACTCGGGTAAAATATAAAGGGAGAGCTCACCAGAAAGGAAATGTCCTTGTTGTCCAGCGACTGCAGCAGTTGAATATTCAGCTCGTCCCCCATCTCCAGCAAGGCGAAGCTTCGCAGCTTCTCGAAGCCCGGCAAGCCATGCTCGAACCGATATACCGCCTCCCCCGGAATCTCCACCTCGCCCAGCCACGATGTCTCCACTTTCATCACATTACGCCTCCTTATGCTCATTCTATACAAAGATAGACCGAAGCGTATACGCCTCACCGGAATATACGTCGGTCTACCTCTCCTGCTGTCATGGTCATGCAGTTAAATCTACTGTAATGTTGATACTCGGCCATTGCTGCATATAGATGTCCAGCTTGCCGCGCTCATAACGATGCACCGGACGATTCACTTGAACGTCGATGTCCACACCGCCCCGCTCGACGTCAATATTCAGCTCATCCTGCGTGTAGCTCAGGTCTACATTTAAACTGGAGGCCGGGCCTCGGAAGTCGAATTCCGGGAATCGCTCGCGCCAATCCTTGGAGATGTCCGCGATCGCATTCCCGCCGCGCGTCAGATCGCCTAGCTGCTTGCCCTCGCTGATTCTCCGCGCAATTCCCTTGAGGGCAATGTCCTTGCCCATCGAGTAGATTTTGCTCATCACCTTCAGATTGTTGCCTAGCGCAAGCGCATCCCATGCCCGCTCCTGATCGATCTCCAGACCGCGCCTGTTTCTCGTAATCGTCTGCTTGGCCGATCGCTGTTGCATCTCCACCGTAGGGCGTGGCTGTTCGATCTCTTGCGTCCCATTGTCGGCGTTAATCCCGATGCGACCATATTCCTGCCTGATCTGAATCTGAGGAATGTTCATCTGGGGCCTCCTCTATCCTCTATTAACGGAGAAAATCGATCAAGCTAGGACGAATCAGCTTGGCTCCCGCAGATAACGATGCCTGATACACATTCTCCTCCATCTGAAGATTCGTAATGACGAAGGCTTGATCGGCATCCTCTGTCTTGGACTGCAGTTCAGTCAGATTCAACTCGATGTCGCTAAGACGCCCCTGGATAAGTTCCACCCGGTTCATTCGGGCGCCAACCTCAGAGCGCTTCTCCAGCAATGTATTCATCCGACTGTCAAGCCGTCCGAGCAGCTCGGACACCTTAGCGGAATCCCCTTCCGACAAGGCATCATAGGTCAGCTTCAGCACATGGAACAGATTGTCGCTCGTAGCTTCATTATCTGGTGTAACGGGCTCGCCGAACACCTCAGAGCCTGAGATATTGACCGCCATCACCATGCCTGGCGACAGTTCGTACTTGATCTGCCCTGTGTCGGTCGCTATATCCTGTGCTCGCGGGTCGCCAGAGGCGTCATCGATAGCCAGCTTAGGGAAAGGAGCTACCGTCGTCTGCTCGCCATTGAACATGTATTTGCCATTGAATTGGCTATTTCCTACCTCCACCAACTGCGCATACAACTGGCCAATCTCTAGCTTAATCGCGTCATAAGCCGACTGCGGCTGAGCATTCGCCCCCTGCACCATCAGCTCGCGCGCGCGCTGTACGACATCGCCCGCCTGAGCAAGCGCCGTATCCGTATATTCGATCTGAGAGATCGCTGAATCGACATTGCGGATATATTGCGAATTGCCGGACAGCTCATTGCGGTAACGCATCGAGAAGGTCAAGCCTACCGGATCATCCGAAGGCGCATTAATGCGTTGACCTGTTGACAACTGATTCTGCATCGTATTCATCTTGTTCATATTATTGGATACATTACGCAGCAGCTGCGTATTCATCATCGATTGGGTGACACGAATCGCCATCTACTATTCACCTGCCCTCTCTTAACGTCCGACGACGCCCATACCGTTAATAATCCGGTCAAGCATCTCATCGATGGTTGTCATATTGCGTGCAGCCGCGTTATAGGCATGCTGGAACTTGATCAGATTGGACATCTCCTCGTCAAGCGATACGCCGCTTACCGACTGCCTCCGTCCATCCACCTGATCAACGAGCGACTGCGCATTGGAGGTCTGACGCACCGCTTCCTTGGTCTGTACCCCGAGCTGACCCACCACAGAGGAGAAAAAGGCCTGCAGCGTGTTCTTGTCCTCCACTCCATTGCTGCCAAATTCAAACTTGGCGTCCCGTGTCTGGGAGAACAGCACAGCAAGCGAGTTATTGCCGATTACGGCACTTACGTTGCCATCCTCATCGGTCGTGGTCTTCATTGCCGTAGCAATCTTGAAAGCATCAGTCACAATCGCCGGATTTACGGAGAAATTGGCCGCTGTTAATCCTGCGGTCGCACCGCTGGAATCGGTGAAGAACGGGATTCCCTGCTCCCCAGACAAGGTATAACCAAGCTGATGCAGACCGTTCAGTCCCTTGACCACAACCTTCGTATCTGCCGTAATCTCGCGCGTGCCGGCAGGAA contains:
- a CDS encoding flagellar protein FliT, which encodes MEATLQQLAQLSSELAEGLESREPEELEEYMLQRGRLFQQLMDWEPTAAEKVRHKELVAHILELDKQIASRMEQLRDEAETELNKISHGRTVKNTYDTAPQYYDSQFFDKRK
- a CDS encoding flagellin N-terminal helical domain-containing protein, which produces MRINHNIAALNTHRQLTGNTAGANKSLEKLSSGLRINRAGDDAAGLAISEKMRGQIRGLDQASRNAQDGISLIQTAEGALNETHSILQRMRELANQSANGTNTDSDRQALQDEMNQLTSEINRIGNTTEFNTQKLLQGDGKVNLKGSGVFTDGKLTGGNTAHTQATQATTIAGAAAAGDTLEFTLNGEKLKISFTATTSNGGLTANDGKGYDVTSNSANVAVAGTASVATTTAAIEDALKKIIAANDTLKNQYTVTSDATSVTVSAVAGGKFDGAAGNIANLASSNNAVYNPATATTGKAAVGTTTHTQASKVLDFDSLTGTDAAETNDNLSKLVGTGFTLNGQQIEFYNASEGAYKGSGIGVAINTALEEGTNGNKAVKLVKAIADAVGTKVDDIKVAVDTATATSLSITATKGGVDGNNIEYKDGGIQKAFETTFQIGANTGQSMALSIDDMRSSALGIVGKAGAEGFTKTNTVTNGTNDMKIEAALNISTGEDASKAIAILDTATATVSSARSKLGAVQNRLEHTINNLGTASENLTAAESRIRDVDMAKQMMEFTKDNILTQAAQAMLAQANQQPQGVLQLLR
- the fliW gene encoding flagellar assembly protein FliW, whose amino-acid sequence is MKVETSWLGEVEIPGEAVYRFEHGLPGFEKLRSFALLEMGDELNIQLLQSLDNKDISFLVSSPFIFYPSYEFELPEPVQEELQVEGEDDLIILCILTVPNDLAKATINLLAPVILNRKSGLGKQYILRSNEYNSRHPLLQQSADRAE
- the flgL gene encoding flagellar hook-associated protein FlgL: MAIRVTQSMMNTQLLRNVSNNMNKMNTMQNQLSTGQRINAPSDDPVGLTFSMRYRNELSGNSQYIRNVDSAISQIEYTDTALAQAGDVVQRARELMVQGANAQPQSAYDAIKLEIGQLYAQLVEVGNSQFNGKYMFNGEQTTVAPFPKLAIDDASGDPRAQDIATDTGQIKYELSPGMVMAVNISGSEVFGEPVTPDNEATSDNLFHVLKLTYDALSEGDSAKVSELLGRLDSRMNTLLEKRSEVGARMNRVELIQGRLSDIELNLTELQSKTEDADQAFVITNLQMEENVYQASLSAGAKLIRPSLIDFLR
- the fliD gene encoding flagellar filament capping protein FliD yields the protein MAVTGATTRYTGLASGLDTDDIIKKLMTANRAPLTKLKQQKQMLEWRRDEFRSFNMKFFDFKSAANDMKRQSTFLAKTVSSSNDKLVTATGTADAVVGQHKIKIDRLAESASIRTGELDAIQGRRTTLESLGIEPANAGEKIKISIGGEKGSAEIELDATATIGELVAAISNQSPATGVKATYDESLNRLFLSSSGSGNQSAITLSDNLKSLFTETTFQTFEAGSKTLKDTDKLEVNGEFNLKVDGKELKFNVTTETTVAQLVKRINENTEGGVGTGVSAILDSAGKLSLVRDNGDTLDLSGTDSTLLTNLGLNTRTSVSGVTGTDAKVQYNGITQYYNSNNFQIAGINFVAKQQSTEEVTIGVAKDVDTVFEKIKGFVDKYNELIATVNSKLDEKRYRDYAPLTDEQREEMKEEEIKKWEEKAKSGMLRSDPLLNGALVSMRNGLSNAVTGLGEGALKALGELGISSTLVQGTTISGTYQDKGKLFIDEDKLKQAISDNPDQIYALFTRDDGDKKTTEGDGILTRITETIDGVYAKIRDKAGLANMNEDDYAMGKELKTMNKRLTALQTRMKDLETRYYKQFTTLETYLNKMNSQSAWLTQQFSS
- the csrA gene encoding carbon storage regulator CsrA, which encodes MLVLSRRLEESIMIGEQIEIVVLGIEGDTVKIGIRAPRQVDIYRKELYMSIQASNREAAQGQMALGQLASLLKPSMQEKAEDK
- a CDS encoding cold shock domain-containing protein, coding for MQGKVKWFNAEKGYGFIETEQGSDVFVHFSAIQSEGFKTLEEGQSVEFDIVEGARGPQAANVVKL
- the fliS gene encoding flagellar export chaperone FliS produces the protein MQLQQRNKYLETTIQTASPAQLLIMLYDGAIRNCRAGIEAIKGHRIEEANTHIQKCQDIISEFTITLDRTSPIADNLLQLYDYFNRQLTEANIRQNPEPAEEILNLLVEMKETWMQAARQLSQSTPTGAGHGSYSPTTRTTVV
- a CDS encoding flagellar protein FlaG; its protein translation is MSIQSSFPGSALPGGSSLNPVDSSPAEPKTVNFSSTVSNVNELKQAELRGEKVTISDEQAVRALERAIKALQGRTTSLEFSVHETTKMIAVKVKDVDTGEVIREIPPEKTLDLVAKLWEVSGIFVDEKR
- a CDS encoding DUF6470 family protein — translated: MNIPQIQIRQEYGRIGINADNGTQEIEQPRPTVEMQQRSAKQTITRNRRGLEIDQERAWDALALGNNLKVMSKIYSMGKDIALKGIARRISEGKQLGDLTRGGNAIADISKDWRERFPEFDFRGPASSLNVDLSYTQDELNIDVERGGVDIDVQVNRPVHRYERGKLDIYMQQWPSINITVDLTA